The Rhinolophus ferrumequinum isolate MPI-CBG mRhiFer1 chromosome 2, mRhiFer1_v1.p, whole genome shotgun sequence genome includes the window CTGTTCTTGTGACTGTTCACAGCCTCCCTctgtgagaaggaaggaaactggTCCCGGCCCGGGGCCTTCAGGCAAAGCTGCCCCTGGACGCTGCTGCTGGGGGACAAAGACGGTATGAGGCCGAGGAGCACGACCCATTTCTGCCGGGTCAGCCCCCAGAGCCTCGGAGCGCAGCGAGGAGAGACTGCTAACAATGGCCCCCCTTGTCCGCTGAGCATGCAGGGAAACTCCCATCATGTGACAGGAGCACCGGACACAAGGGCGGGAGGGTAGAACCGCTGCCCCAGCACCTACGAGGTgagacaatgaagttcgtgaacttgttccAACGATGTTGCTGACCGTTtctgatgtcagagggattattcattataaatttgtaccaactggacagttaaccgagtttactatttggaagcactgaaaacactgcgtgaaaaagttagacgacctgaactttttgccaacaattcatggctcttgcatcacgacaatgcaccagctcacatggcactgtctgtgagggagtttttagccagtaaacaaatcactgtattggaacaccctccctactcacctgatctggcccccaatgacttctttctttaccggaagataaaggaaatattgaaaggaagacattttgatgacattcaggacatcaagggtaataacgacgacaactctgatggccattccagaaagagttccaaaattgctttgaagggtggaccaggcgctGGAGTTGATGTATAGTTTCCcgaggggaggactttgaaggtgaccatagtgatatacAGGAATGAGGTGTGTAgtacttttttctaggatgagttcgcgaacttaattgtcctacttCACATTTCTCCCTGATCCCCTGGGGACTGCCTGCCAGCACCCCGAACTCCTACCCAGCGTCCAGGGTGGGGGCACTAAATGCAAGAGTGCTTGTGACAGCCTCTGTGGGTGACAACCCAGGAAAACAAAAGGTGGCTTTGCCTGCTAAGTGGACTGAGCCTGGGGGCCCCACTGGGACAACTGTCTACGTTCCTCATAGTTTCTGCTCATAAACGTCTGTGACAACCAGAGAACTATCCCCAGAAGCTACCCTCTGTCTCCCACAGGCTCCTGGAGGACGCACTGCAGCTTTCCCTCTGCCAGCCCAGCTGCCCTTGCGTACCCCCCGACCCCCACGCAGGGCTGCTTCCCCACTTGCACACACGCTATGCCCTGGCCTTCTCTTGGACACCGAGGGCCAGATGAGAAAGAGTGGCCCTGGACACTggctcctttccctccccagagAGGTGGTCACAGGTCACGGACTCTCCTCGGAGGGAGGATGTGACAGGCCTGGTGGCGCACCTTGCCTCCTCCTCGCCGAAGCTCAGCAGGTCCCTTTGGGTCTCAGCAGTGGCATTCACGGTGCTCTGGGTGTAGGACAACTCAGGCCGGCCATTCCCCACGCCCTCTCTGCTGGGGGCCGTGATGTCCTCTCCCTCCATCAATGCTCGGGACAGCTCCTCCTCTGTCACAGCTTTGGGGGGAACGAGAGGGGAGAAAAGCATGAGTGGCCTCAGCACACGCCAGCCCCACGCACCTCAGCCTTTAGCACAGTCTGCCTTAGAAGAGGGGTGTTTGTCCACCCAACGGCCAGTGCCTGGGAACAGGGCCAGGTCCCCAACCCTGGCTCCCGCTGGACACACAGCAGGTAGCCCACGACTGCTTGTGGATCTGaatttcagtgtttctcaaatgcaagtacagtggtacctcggttttctaacgtaatccatcAGATGTGAATCATGTGAATCATGTTCGaattctgaaacgttcgaaaacagccaacagcgaggcctcaggatcttgcactcagcggaagtcgcgtgacatgttcgacttccgaggcgtgttcgaacaccgaagcatttacttccggatTTATGGtgtttgtaaaccaaaatgtttgtcaacggagacattAGAAAACAGAGGTGCCACTGTACTCAGAACCTCAAATTAAAGAGGCACAGAATAATGCAGCGTTCATCCCATTTCTCTGACATGTGACTGATTTCCCTGGAATTTATCTGTGTTGAAATTGGTCGTCTGGGAGAAAGTAACTGTGCGCATCAGTCTAGGAGGCAGTACACTGAGAATGTGGGCGGCTGACCAGAGAAAGGTTCGGCCTCGTTTGGGTGGAACTCGCGAGGTGGGAGCACGAAGCTCGCAGTGCCCTGGGCACAGGGGTGCAGGTGACACTCTGCACCCAACAAGAAGAGGGGGACACCACGTAACCCAGGGCTGGAGCAGGCACCGCCACCCTGGGTCCCCGGGGACCAGCAGTGACACTGCTCGGTGGACGTGTTTGGAGCAGTGttaacaggaaggaaggagcgGAGAGCCCAGTATGCATGGACAGTGAGGAGGGCAAATGGACAGTAGAAGGTTCACCGTGGTCCCACCAAGGAACGGGGTCCCCACACATTCTGAAAGGAGGCAGAAAGTGGGGGTCCTCGGGAAGAGTAGAGGTGGGGCTGTGTGTCCGTGCCCGGCCTGGTCACCCACTCTGGTTGTCCAGCGTGTGCAGATGTGGCAGGACGCGCAGCACGGTCATGCGGTACAGGTGGGGGTCGGGGCCACAGCACGGGTTCTCCGCCAGCCACAGCACACGCAGGTGCGGCAGGTCCTTCAGGTACAAGAGCTCGGCCAGGCTGCAGATGCGGTTTCCCCGCAGGTACAGCTCGCTCAGCTGCCGGCACCGGCTCATGGGCTCCAGGGTCGACACGCTGTTGACGCTGAGGAGAGAGCGCAGGGAACTGTCTGCCaccacaaggaaactgaggcacagaggtctGAGCCTCCCCCGGTGGCACAGCTCTAAgccctttcattcattcaccgaCTGGACAGGCTCGGCCAGCACTGGGGCTGCCGAGAGCACACGGAGGGCAGCACAGGGACCCAAAGGCAGCCACGGAAGGCACAGAGAACGCCCAGAGCTAGTGAAGGACAAACAGGGTGGCCAGCCATTTGACCAGAAAGGTACGTCACGGGGTCTGCACACGAGCCAGGGCCTACGACCACAACACTCGGTGAGTTCCAGAACCTTCTCAGCTGCCAAACAAGGCCAGTGTGCCCTCCTTATAGTTTAAGCCCGTCAGGTTTCGCACATGGGGACCTGCAGGAACCTTACAGGGATCTTACACCCACCCCAGCACCATAGCAGCAGGCTCCCACCAGCCTAGGCTGCCTCCCTGGGTCCAGAGTGGGCAGGAGGAAGCCAGGGGCAGACCCTCCAAGCTCCCCACTGCCTGCAAGCCAGTGACAGAAGTTGGTTCACTCAGTCTGTTAAAACACCAATGACTCCAAAAGGTGACAGTTATGAATGACAGATCATGGGATACAAAGAAACCAGCAGAGCTCCGGGCTGCGGCTGTGATGGAACCAGGTGAGGAAAGGCTGCGGTACTGGGGCAGATGCGGCATCCATGAGGGCTGCCTCCCTGGACTGCGAGGGTGGGCAGGGATGGAGCAGGGGGTGGCCCCGGGTGCACCAGAAAGGGGGGCAGCTCAGGCGGGGACTGAGAGCAAGTGGCCCTCCCACACTCTCCTGCAGGGGTTTCGGGTTGTCTAGCCACACGTGGCAGGGGGGTCTGAAAGCTCTCCTCCTCTTTCCAGCCGCAGTGACTGAGAGCGACAGCAGCGTTCCGGTACCTGAGGGTGATCACTTCCAGGCTGGGCATTTCCCGGCAGATGGAGATCTAGGGAGGAAAAGAGGGTGCCTGCAGACACTGCTGGGCATGGGTGTCGTGACCTCACTGCTCTCCATCGGCAAAGCAGAGAAACAGGTTGGGAGCAGTGGACTCCACCTGCACGGCCTACGTGGCGAGGCTGCTGTCCCCTGCACGCGCACGGAACACACAGGCATGTGGGCTCCACGCAGCCTGCCACGCTACAGCCACACCTCAGCCTGAAGGAGAAACATGCGCTCTCTCgaaaacttttaaaactacatCGATGCCATCAGAGGCTGCCGACCATTGAGACAGAGCAGTCCTGGTCTTAGAAGACACCAAAGTACATCAGGTAAGGGGACCTCGATACCCCCTATGCTGGACAGACACCCTTTATTCTTGCTGTCCTTGAGCTACAGGAGAAGGACGGAAGTCCCTTTTTGCCAACACAGCTGGGCCAAATGGGAGACAGGCTGGAAACTAGGACCTCAGACCCTACTGACACGTTGATTGAGCGGCAAAGAGTGCTGAGGAGCTCAGGTGGGGGCCTCAGGCTCCCCGACCTGTGAGGCTGTTGAGTGTGCAGCCCCTAGTATCTGCCCGCCTGCCATTCGCCGGGCACTGAGCCACACGGGCCCTGACCGCAGCAAGTTCATGGTCAGGCCAAAGCCTTGCCATGTGCAAtggatctgttttctgtcacagtgatgtttctgttttgtcctgCTAAATATGCGGTACTTCGGCTACTGCATGAGGTGGAATTGGCTTTTCTGGACAGCCCGTTTGCaactttgtttttaaggaaaggTACAGTTCAAGTTACAAAACTAGATAAGAACCGAATGACTGGCACTCAAACTGCGCCAGGTGGGGACATCCATTCTAGGAGTGatccagagagaaaagaagaaatctagCCGCAGACCCTAAGCTCCCTTGGCTCTGCACTGCTGCCCACCCCCCAGGCCCCGTCTCTTCCTGCCATGGGGGTGGGCATGGAGCTGGGTGTGACAGAGGAAGAGCTGAAGTGAGGAATCGCCTCCTCATTGACTTCATGTCCAGAAACCCACAGAGACCCCCCAGCCGAGCGTACTTCTCTGTAAAGTAAAGCCAACCCCTGGGCCCCCAGGTCAGAGTGGGGCTGAGCTTGGTTCTGTCCCCTCTTCTGAGACCTGCACGGACATGGGAGCCTTTCAGTGACACGAGAACGTCCAAAGGAACTTCAGATAAACTGGAACCCGAGGGAATGCTTTATTAGGGTTCTGCCTCACAACGACTGCCAAATGAACAAAGTACTGGATCAGGGCCTGAAATGAATGGGTGGGGTCCTGCAATTTAACAATTCCCTGAAGAGGCTACAGCTGGGGCGGGGGTCAGGGCTCTTTGGAGATGGTCAGCATAATACTTACGTCTGTGAGGCGGCTGCCCCTGGGGAAGGAAAAGACATACATACATTAATTTTGTTAAAGGTGAAAGCATAAAACTAAACACAAAAACTGCAAACATTAATGACAAATGTCGACAAACTTAAAGATCCTATGATTTCAAAGACAAAGTAAAAGCAAGCTTGCCCAGATAACTGACAAAAGTGTCAAAAATCGTCCCCTGGTTGATTCTCAAGAAAATCAGGCCCATGTTTGGTGCCTGAGGGCTGCTTCTCAGCTAAGGAGCAGCAGAGGCGTCTCCATCGGGGGACACAAGAGGGACTCATCCACGAGGCTCTGGTAGCAGGACCACTTCCCTCACTGATGTAAACAAACAAGCGAGTCTTTATAAGAGGC containing:
- the CFAP410 gene encoding cilia- and flagella-associated protein 410 isoform X2, with product MKLTRKMVLSRAKASELHSVRKLNCWGSRLTDISICREMPSLEVITLSVNSVSTLEPMSRCRQLSELYLRGNRICSLAELLYLKDLPHLRVLWLAENPCCGPDPHLYRMTVLRVLPHLHTLDNQTVTEEELSRALMEGEDITAPSREGVGNGRPELSYTQSTVNATAETQRDLLSFGEEEASSVQGQLCLKAPGRDQFPSFSQREAVNSHKNRNNVLAAILLLLQDLDTEGLEAVHQTVVSRLQTLHKQELQDME
- the CFAP410 gene encoding cilia- and flagella-associated protein 410 isoform X1, with product MKLTRKMVLSRAKASELHSVRKLNCWGSRLTDISICREMPSLEVITLSVNSVSTLEPMSRCRQLSELYLRGNRICSLAELLYLKDLPHLRVLWLAENPCCGPDPHLYRMTVLRVLPHLHTLDNQTVTEEELSRALMEGEDITAPSREGVGNGRPELSYTQSTVNATAETQRDLLSFGEEEASSSVQGQLCLKAPGRDQFPSFSQREAVNSHKNRNNVLAAILLLLQDLDTEGLEAVHQTVVSRLQTLHKQELQDME
- the CFAP410 gene encoding cilia- and flagella-associated protein 410 isoform X4, whose amino-acid sequence is MKLTRKMVLSRAKASELHSVRKLNCWGSRLTDISICREMPSLEVITLSVNSVSTLEPMSRCRQLSELYLRGNRICSLAELLYLKDLPHLRVLWLAENPCCGPDPHLYRMTVLRVLPHLHTLDNQTVTEEELSRALMEGEDITAPSREGVGNGRPELSYTQSTVNATAETQRDLLSFGEEEASSVQGQLCLKAPGRDQFPSFSQREAVNSHKNRLCDRGPVTQHLWASRL
- the CFAP410 gene encoding cilia- and flagella-associated protein 410 isoform X3, which codes for MKLTRKMVLSRAKASELHSVRKLNCWGSRLTDISICREMPSLEVITLSVNSVSTLEPMSRCRQLSELYLRGNRICSLAELLYLKDLPHLRVLWLAENPCCGPDPHLYRMTVLRVLPHLHTLDNQTVTEEELSRALMEGEDITAPSREGVGNGRPELSYTQSTVNATAETQRDLLSFGEEEASSSVQGQLCLKAPGRDQFPSFSQREAVNSHKNRLCDRGPVTQHLWASRL